One segment of Rosa chinensis cultivar Old Blush chromosome 6, RchiOBHm-V2, whole genome shotgun sequence DNA contains the following:
- the LOC121048894 gene encoding disease resistance protein At4g27190-like, with protein MGEIVVGILGPVMQLGQWVWTPVKRGMSYMVHYKKKLQSLDLQFSDLEVKWNDHNESVASARTGGHQIKREVEAWLTKAENAMGDARELKDEAEAGEKCFIGWCPDLKWRYNLGKRAWNLTTTLKNLVEEAEFETVSLEVRQPLEVQRLISTEGFEPFEATRQGMYEVMNALEKDEITAIGVYGMGGIGKTTVVKQVARQVCNGLFNRMIMAVVSQNPVVMQIQDQLKDMLALNLHETTEMTRAARLKKTIIEAGKKILIILDDIWDTKVLSDVGLVGIPSHDELRRCGSKVILTTRRSQICHAMGCQVVIRLNILSEDDSWKLFVKTARNESLESTDFCEVAKQVANECGGLPVALIAVARALGDKYQLKEWQEAARRLKNSQPASDDDDGRVLECMRLSYDFLNSEDAKSCFLLCCLFPEDYDIPENDLIKYGLGKGLFRADTFEDARSRAHSVINYLKASNLLLDGERDEFVRMHDVIRDMAMLIASSEYDGGFLVKARTEMTVWPSNADERHSAISLMKNYIGKLPEELVCPKLQILLLQDNEYIKEIPETFFESLNELKVLDLSRTGISIVPESLSLRTNLQALYLDDCQSIRYVSLLGKLKKLEILSLRGSALEELPEGIGNLARLKMLDLSGCRRIKRIPSNLMSRLSMLEELYMQDSFQDWGSKVEGEGEETNVGFDELISLLRLKVLEVDIIDAKCLPENIANNNPDWVKFHVRVGGPNISKIFSVYLGGRRIMKVPKSLNSKVLGLNTTINTLPCWFNSAVTQKAQTL; from the coding sequence ATGGGGGAGATTGTTGTGGGAATTCTAGGTCCAGTAATGCAACTTGGTCAGTGGGTGTGGACTCCTGTGAAGCGTGGGATGAGTTACATGGTTCATTACAAGAAAAAATTACAGTCTCTTGACCTTCAATTTTCTGACCTTGAGGTGAAGTGGAATGATCATAATGAATCTGTGGCTAGTGCTCGAACGGGTGGACACCAAATCAAGCGTGAGGTTGAAGCATGGCTAACAAAAGCTGAAAATGCCATGGGAGATGCGAGAGAATTGAAAGATGAAGCTGAAGCAGGTGAAAAGTGCTTTATAGGATGGTGTCCGGATTTGAAATGGCGTTACAATTTGGGGAAGAGAGCATGGAATCTGACAACAACACTAAAGAACCTGGTGGAAGAGGCAGAATTTGAGACTGTTTCACTTGAAGTTCGACAACCACTTGAAGTTCAGCGCTTGATCTCCACTGAAGGATTTGAACCATTTGAAGCAACTAGACAAGGCATGTATGAAGTCATGAACGCGCTGGAGAAAGATGAGATCACAGCCATTGGTGTCTATGGAATGGGTGGCATAGGGAAAACAACTGTGGTGAAACAGGTTGCTAGACAAGTGTGTAATGGACTCTTTAATCGTATGATTATGGCTGTTGTCTCTCAGAACCCCGTGGTGATGCAAATTCAAGACCAACTTAAAGATATGCTGGCCTTGAATTTGCATGAAACAACAGAAATGACAAGAGCAGCTAGACTGAAGAAGACGATAATAGAAGCGGGAAAGAAGATCCTCATAATCTTGGACGATATTTGGGACACAAAGGTTTTGTCTGACGTAGGATTGGTAGGAATTCCTAGCCACGACGAGCTTAGAAGATGCGGTTCCAAAGTCATCCTTACCACAAGAAGAAGCCAGATTTGTCATGCCATGGGGTGTCAAGTGGTGATCCGTCTCAACATATTATCAGAAGATGATTCTTGGAAGTTGTTTGTGAAGACTGCTAGAAATGAGTCTCTTGAGTCAACCGATTTCTGTGAGGTAGCAAAGCAAGTAGCTAATGAGTGTGGTGGCCTCCCAGTTGCATTGATAGCAGTTGCAAGGGCACTTGGAGATAAATACCAGTTGAAAGAATGGCAAGAAGCAGCACGACGACTAAAGAATTCCCAACCTGcaagtgatgatgatgacggACGTGTGCTCGAATGTATGAGGTTAAGTTATGATTTCTTGAACAGCGAGGATGCAAAATCATGCTTCTTGCTTTGTTGCCTCTTTCCAGAAGACTATGATATCCCAGAAAATGACTTGATCAAGTATGGACTGGGGAAAGGGTTGTTTCGGGCGGACACATTTGAAGATGCCAGAAGCAGAGCGCATTCGGTGATCAACTACCTTAAAGCTTCCAACTTGCTTTTGGACGGTGAAAGGGATGAATTCGTAAGGATGCATGATGTCATTCGGGATATGGCCATGTTAATAGCATCATCTGAATATGATGGTGGATTTTTGGTCAAAGCTCGAACTGAAATGACGGTTTGGCCAAGTAATGCAGATGAACGCCACTCTGCAATCTCTTTAATGAAGAACTATATTGGGAAGCTTCCTGAAGAGTTGGTATGTCCAAAACTCCAGATTTTATTACTGCAAGATAATGAATATATAAAGGAGATCCCAGAAACATTTTTTGAAAGTTTGAATGAGTTAAAGGTCTTAGATCTCAGTCGCACTGGTATTTCGATCGTACCAGAGTCTTTGAGTCTGCGGACCAACCTCCAAGCATTATATCTAGATGATTGCCAGTCAATAAGGTATGTATCTCTACTGGGAAAACTGAAGAAACTTGAAATTCTTAGCCTGAGAGGTTCAGCCCTTGAGGAATTACCTGAAGGGATAGGAAATTTGGCTAGGCTAAAAATGCTTGATCTTAGTGGGTGTCGGCGCATTAAGAGAATTCCATCCAATTTGATGTCAAGGTTGTCCATGTTAGAAGAACTATACATGCAAGATAGTTTTCAGGACTGGGGGAGTAAAGTtgagggagaaggagaagaaaccaATGTTGGATTTGATGAGTTGATTAGCCTGTTACGCTTGAAAGTTTTGGAGGTTGACATAATCGATGCAAAGTGCTTGCCTGAGAATATAGCCAACAATAATCCCGATTGGGTGAAGTTTCACGTACGTGTCGGAGGTCCCAACATATCCAAAATATTTTCGGTTTATCTAGGGGGTCGGCGCATAATGAAAGTTCCCAAGTCACTGAATTCAAAAGTGTTGGGCCTGAACACTACCATTAACACCTTGCCCTGTTGGTTCAATAGTGCTGTTACCCAAAAAGCCCAGACACTTTGA